Proteins found in one Oncorhynchus gorbuscha isolate QuinsamMale2020 ecotype Even-year linkage group LG15, OgorEven_v1.0, whole genome shotgun sequence genomic segment:
- the LOC123996328 gene encoding caytaxin-like isoform X1 — translation MGTTEATLRMDNMECKDEWQDEDFPRPLPEDGDMESSCGLTNDRASPPNSLNVNAVGGGGSGGGSTHRKRRTLVAPDMNLSLDHSEGSLLSDDFLDTPDDLDINVDDIETPDDNDSLEFITNGNELEWEDDTPVANAKAGPGDGEEEDGADGTGGNGRLWRTVIIGEQEHRIDMQVIRPYLRVITHGGYYGEGLNAIIVFSACYLPDSSCADYHYIMENLFLYVVSSLEMLVAEDYLIIYMNGATPRSKMPGIGWLKKCYQMIDRRLRKNLKSLVIAHPTWFIRTVLAISRPFISVKFMNKIQYVHSLDELAEIVPMEHVQVPECVVQFDEERIRARKERMEQEQREQPNPHASSSAKAERPKSMITGQGI, via the exons ATGGGCACCACAGAGGCGACACTACGAATGGATAACATGGAATGTAAAGATGAGTGGCAGGATGAAGACTTCCCCAG ACCACTTCCTGAGGACGGTGACATGGAGTCTTCCTGTGGTCTCACCAATGACCGAGCCT CTCCCCCCAACTCTCTGAATGTTAATGCAGTTGGAGGAGGCGGAAGTGGAGGAGGGTCCACCCATCGTAAGCGGCGTACATTAGTGGCCCCGGACATGAACCTGTCCCTGGACCACAGCGAGGGTTCCCTGCTGTCTGACGACTTCTTGGATACGCCCGACGACCTGGACATCAATGTGGATGACATCGAGACCCCAGACGACAACGACTCCCTGGAGTTCATCACCAACGGCAACGAGCTGGAATGGGAAG ATGACACGCCAGTGGCCAACGCCAAAGCGGGGCctggtgatggagaagaggaggatggtgCTGATGGGACCGGGGGAAACGGGCGCCTGTGGAGGACGGTGATCATTGGGGAGCAGGAGCACCGCATCGACATGCAGGTCATCAGGCCGTACCTCCGCGTCATCACCCATGGGG gTTACTATGGCGAGGGTCTGAATGCCATCATAGTGTTCTCAGCCTGCTACCTGCCCGACAGCAGCTGTGCAGATTACCACTACATCATGGAGAACCTCTTCCT GTATGTGGTCAGCAGTCTAGAAATGCTGGTTGCTGAGGACTATTTGATCATCTACATGAATGGAGCCACACCGCGGAGCAAGATGCCGGGCATAGGATGGCTGAAGAAATGCTATCAGATGATTGATAGGAG GCTGAGGAAGAACCTGAAGTCTCTGGTCATCGCCCACCCCACCTGGTTCATCCGCACTGTGCTGGCCATATCTAGGCCTTTTATCAG TGTGAAGTTTATGAATAAGATTCAGTATGTGCATAGTCTGGATGAGCTGGCAGAGATAGTCCCCATGGAACATGTGCAGGTCCCGGAGTGTGTGGTGCA ATTTGATGAGGAGAGGATCAGAGCTCGGAAAGAAAG GATGGAGCAGGAACAGCGGGAACAGCCAAACCCACACGCGTCTTCTTCAGCCAAGGCAGAGAG GCCCAAGTCAATGATCACAGGGCAAGGAATCTGA
- the LOC123996328 gene encoding caytaxin-like isoform X2: protein MESSCGLTNDRASPPNSLNVNAVGGGGSGGGSTHRKRRTLVAPDMNLSLDHSEGSLLSDDFLDTPDDLDINVDDIETPDDNDSLEFITNGNELEWEDDTPVANAKAGPGDGEEEDGADGTGGNGRLWRTVIIGEQEHRIDMQVIRPYLRVITHGGYYGEGLNAIIVFSACYLPDSSCADYHYIMENLFLYVVSSLEMLVAEDYLIIYMNGATPRSKMPGIGWLKKCYQMIDRRLRKNLKSLVIAHPTWFIRTVLAISRPFISVKFMNKIQYVHSLDELAEIVPMEHVQVPECVVQFDEERIRARKERMEQEQREQPNPHASSSAKAERPKSMITGQGI from the exons ATGGAGTCTTCCTGTGGTCTCACCAATGACCGAGCCT CTCCCCCCAACTCTCTGAATGTTAATGCAGTTGGAGGAGGCGGAAGTGGAGGAGGGTCCACCCATCGTAAGCGGCGTACATTAGTGGCCCCGGACATGAACCTGTCCCTGGACCACAGCGAGGGTTCCCTGCTGTCTGACGACTTCTTGGATACGCCCGACGACCTGGACATCAATGTGGATGACATCGAGACCCCAGACGACAACGACTCCCTGGAGTTCATCACCAACGGCAACGAGCTGGAATGGGAAG ATGACACGCCAGTGGCCAACGCCAAAGCGGGGCctggtgatggagaagaggaggatggtgCTGATGGGACCGGGGGAAACGGGCGCCTGTGGAGGACGGTGATCATTGGGGAGCAGGAGCACCGCATCGACATGCAGGTCATCAGGCCGTACCTCCGCGTCATCACCCATGGGG gTTACTATGGCGAGGGTCTGAATGCCATCATAGTGTTCTCAGCCTGCTACCTGCCCGACAGCAGCTGTGCAGATTACCACTACATCATGGAGAACCTCTTCCT GTATGTGGTCAGCAGTCTAGAAATGCTGGTTGCTGAGGACTATTTGATCATCTACATGAATGGAGCCACACCGCGGAGCAAGATGCCGGGCATAGGATGGCTGAAGAAATGCTATCAGATGATTGATAGGAG GCTGAGGAAGAACCTGAAGTCTCTGGTCATCGCCCACCCCACCTGGTTCATCCGCACTGTGCTGGCCATATCTAGGCCTTTTATCAG TGTGAAGTTTATGAATAAGATTCAGTATGTGCATAGTCTGGATGAGCTGGCAGAGATAGTCCCCATGGAACATGTGCAGGTCCCGGAGTGTGTGGTGCA ATTTGATGAGGAGAGGATCAGAGCTCGGAAAGAAAG GATGGAGCAGGAACAGCGGGAACAGCCAAACCCACACGCGTCTTCTTCAGCCAAGGCAGAGAG GCCCAAGTCAATGATCACAGGGCAAGGAATCTGA